The genomic segment AAATGAGATCTCCATTAATACATTTCAATTTGCAAATTAATGGAACTTATGGAGAACGTTAgttatttttgtgtgttttaACTGAATTTCCATGTGATGTAGTTGTCTATGGTTTTCCAAATTAGAATCAAGTCTCAATCAAGgaggaaagaaaatagagaaacaaAATTAGAATGCTGATGAGTAAAAAGGTCCTTGGAAAGAGGTGAAACATTGTTGTTGAAATTAATATCTATGATGGAATCAATGGAGCAATCTTTTAGATCGGATCAGGGATCATAAGATCCTACATCAAGGAAAATAAAGAGTAATCTCATAGACTATGGTATGTActtcaaaatgtataaaaaataagcTTAAATTATgcaaaaatgaaatagaaatatTGTGAAAAGTATACAAAAAAATCACAAGTTTTAATCCGACTTTGTTTggttagctacatgaattctagacctgtAGCCATATCTATATAACTATCAGAGCCTCCGTAAGGTTGTTATATCTTATATTAAGGTTTCCCACCAAAAATTTTTTGGTCTTCCTATCATTCTTTTGCTAAAACTCCCCCTATTTCATCCAATTGCCTCGTAGATGTGTCTATGGGTCAGCCTCATATTTCCAAATTATCTTAATTGTGACTCTACATCATATCTTCAAGAGGTTGTATGCCTCCAACTTATTATATATGATCTcaattcttattttatctttttttttttttttgaatggcCACATTTTCACGTAATTTCACTACTACACTCATAGTTTACACGCATTGGTTCTTAATTGTCCAACATTTTGAGTCATATAACAAAGATGTTCCTAGCTATCTGATAAAATTTGCGTTATAGCTTCAGAGGGATTTTACAATCATATAAATGTTGTACATACTTTTTTTAGTTTAACCATCTTGCCTTGATTGATGGGTAGTATCTcctgtaattttcttttctttttgacgATTGAGTCAAGATATCaaactatttcttttttttttgggggggggggggggggggtggggtgggggggagTGTGGGTGGCTGTTGGACTTGATCTATAAATCTTACAATGACATCTccacatttctattttttctgaACTAACATTTCCCACATTCAGTATTTGAATGTACACTTCAAGTTCATTATTCACGTCTTATTTTGTCTCAACCATTAAtacaatgtcatctacaaataGCATATACCAAGACACTTCTTTGATGTGCTTTTGCAAGTTCATCTATCTCAAGAGCAAGGACAGGCTCCATGCTGATCCTTGATGCAATCTGATTATAGTTGGAAAAGTCTCAGTATCTCCTTGATGTAGCTTGTGTTTCAATAATTGAATCAGGAAGTTATCCTTTATAAATAACACAAGATGTTGCAGAATCCAGTTCAATCATTGAGTCAGAAGGTTGTCCTTTGGTGCCTTCTTCAGTTTGATTGTTATGAGAATGTTGATTTTTGTGAcgatgatcatcatcatcatgagccttaatcccactaagtaTGGTTGGTGGCTACATGCATTCTAACCCTATGATCTtcatctagaattcatgttcAAAGATCTGACGATTTTTATGTTGTCGATTACTTAACACTACCCTTCTCCAAGTTTGGGACTGGTAGTGTTAAGGAGGAATACTTCACTAGTAATAAAAACTACTAGTGCTGAATTAATAGCTTgtgaattaaaatttgaatgttgGTTTTATCCATTCTAATCtgatacataattatttttgtagagCATGTTTAGTACTTAATCATTTGTAAGGTTCTTTCTACTTGAATGTTGATACGCTTAATGGACTTCTAGTAGCTGACTGAGCATTCTCAGATGCAGTTAATGGGGGTTGTCAAGTGCACCTTCCACTTGTTCCCTTTTGAGGCTTTTATCCATGCTCAAATTATTCAGCAGCAGCACTCAACTGCAGCTGCTCTTCTTTTCTCTAGGTAGTCATCTTAAGGTTTTATTGATGTTTATCTTTTCTGTGAATATCCATCACTTTCTGATAACCATGATGCATTATGTTCCAAGCATGTGAAAGAGCTGGTTGCTTAGGGCCTTTTTGGTTGCACTTCTGTTTCCAAtattcagttttcattttcacaattttgaaaacaaaaacaagaaaagggGGTCagaacttttgaaaaaaaaaatggaaacacCGAAAAGCtgttttcacaattttcttctcattttcatttttcttcccttaCCCTCCTTCCTACATATATTTGAACGGCTCTCTCCTTCCCCATGACCAGTTAATTAGCTAGCCAACCTCTGCCGCAAACTCATCaaccacctctctctctctctctctccccccagcATTCTTGGACTCCATACTCCACGTGGTGtagaggaggaaaaagaagaaaaagaaatcaaataataagttaaaatttcaaatttttaactaaaaatggaaattaaacatgaaagaaaaaataaaaatcaaactcaGAACCGAAGACAAGAAACTGATCAAGTGGCTTTGTTAacttttccttctctctttctgtttgcttgtttttattttttcatgtgaTACTTTAGCCCTTTATTTAATCAAACCATTGGGCATTGGCCAATATTTTGGTTTCTATTTTCATAAATGTTGAAAGTCAGCAGCCACGCTAACTATTTTTTATCACGTGAAATAATCAATAATGTTTCCAGGCCTCGCCTATAGAGATTGGGGGTCGCCAAGCTGCTGTAGAGGTGAAAAGGACTACCACTCGAGGCAAGTTTTTTGAACTTTAAGAAGTTCTGGGCTTTCATGATGATTAACGGTTGGCTTTAATGGTCACATAATGAGCTGTCTTTTTTTTCCAGTTGGCACCAGTGGAAGAGGAAGGTACCCATCAGGCAGGGGGGGATACCGGAATGACAGTTTCAGGGGTCGCAACAACTTTGGTGGTGGCAGGGGCTATAGCAGGAATGAATTTAGAAACCAGGGCGATTTTTCAGGTCGACCTAGGGGTCCAAGTGGACGCAGTGGAGAGGGTTATCAACGTGTAGATCAGAATGGAACTGGAAGATTTGATCGTCAAGGTGGACCGAAGAGCGCTGCTGGTTCTGGGTGATAGCTGTTCTATCATCATCTACCAGTCACTATCCCTATAGAAAATGAGAGACGcccctcttcattttcttttcggTGTCTAGGTTAGGTGTTAATATTTTTGCTATGTTAACCCCATTTTTCATCATTGGGATAATGGGTTAGGGGGATACGCCAGTTGGTTAGTTGGTCTATGCATTGAAACGATCAATTAGTCCATAAATGTCATGAAAAGGTGGTTTGGTGCATCTTTATTCTCATGACGCATTGTTGTGTACTTCACTTAGTTGCATTGCTTGCCATTATTTGATGCTAAATACAGAGGAAATTGAAAGCTGAACACCCATGTTCCTGGTGAAATAAGTACATGTCAATGTGCAAGGATCGAGAGATTCATTTCATTTCAACTTCTGCAAGTTGGATACAAAATTTGAAGCTGCAAAAGCAGCTGATCCACCAACCACAGAGACCAAAGCAACCACAGCTTGGGCTGCAACTTCCCAAGGGTAGTCTTCAGGCACCCAATACACACAAAAAGGGCCCAACACCAGCAAGGCCACGCTCAGGCTCAGGAGGGTTGCTGGGGTTGCAGGGTCTGTGGCAGCTGAAAGGACTCCAAGTTCTTCTGCCTTTGAGAGGAGACCCAGTTTCTCTATTGTTGACAGGGAAAGTCCAAACTTCTCTGCAGCTGATAGCAGCCCAGCTTTCTCTGCTTTGGTCAGAAGCCTCAGCTGCTCCACCCTTGTCAGCAGTTTCACTGGCGGCGTGGACGCCGAGTAGCTGTTCCTTGGGCCTTTCTCTCCCAGAGGGAAAACCTGGGAATTCTGCgattataaatagaaataattaacaaaatagaatttatatagCCAAACTAACAGAATATGATCAACATTTGATACATTGCTATTATTGATTTCCAGTGAACCCTTTTGAGGCAGATCAATGAACATAGTTTCCCTGGTACTAGGTAAGAAACTGCCATAAGGGTATGGTTTGGTCGTGGTTGTGAACACTATATCCTTATGGCATTATACCATAAATAGGtggtttgatttatttaatgaattttttagcCAAAAAAATGGTGTGTTTGGTGACCTTTTCTTAATTATTAGTCATTTAATAattgtttttactttttcattATCGTCATTAGAGTTTTTTCTAACATTCTATAtacattttctatttatatatatgttattacaCAACACTCATTTGGTTAGCATGCTAATTCTATTAATTATTCCAAAGAAAAAGGCGAATTATTACAAGttaatttggttattttaaagAGTTTATTAGGTTTTCATTTGGCATTATCCAGAACAAGTGCACTCAAAGCACACTCAAAGCATTATTGATACTCTTATCCAGTGAAACTCGGGGTTTCCCGTGcaatttctcattatttttggtTGAAAAAATTAACGAAAAACATAGAAAACAAGAAACGGAGAGATCTCACTGAATTGAATCCATTTGAATAGCAATACGAATTCAAAGAAAAGCAGTACCGCATCAGATTTTGATTCTGTGCAGCCAAAATCCGAGAGCTTAGAGCAGGGAAGGGGGAAGAGAGATtgaactattatatatatatatatatatacatatggcACCGACCTTTGCGGAGGAAACAGTTCTGGTGGCGGAGGGAATCGACTTCTCGGCTGCCATGGATTTAACAACAGGAAGAAGAGTCGATGGATGAGGAAAGCGTGTTCTTCCTGCTGCGCTTCGTCCGAACTTCGGCGATGATCGGATTACCGTCACTCCGCCGCAATTGCTGCTACCGCACCACCCCATAGGCATTgcttccatttctctctctctctttctcttctctcgcagtctctctctctctctctctctcaatgtgAACCACATCCCTCCCTTGGAGGATTGAATTTGTCGGCCGGTTGCCACGTGTTATCCCACGGTTGGTTGATTTGTCGCTCCTTCATGAACAAGCAGGCTATGAATTCATTCAGAAATGCTGTGAGTGCGACAATTTTTACactttattattga from the Diospyros lotus cultivar Yz01 unplaced genomic scaffold, ASM1463336v1 superscaf1, whole genome shotgun sequence genome contains:
- the LOC127792903 gene encoding uncharacterized protein LOC127792903: MWFTLRERERERLREKRKREREMEAMPMGWCGSSNCGGVTVIRSSPKFGRSAAGRTRFPHPSTLLPVVKSMAAEKSIPSATRTVSSAKNSQVFPLGEKGPRNSYSASTPPVKLLTRVEQLRLLTKAEKAGLLSAAEKFGLSLSTIEKLGLLSKAEELGVLSAATDPATPATLLSLSVALLVLGPFCVYWVPEDYPWEVAAQAVVALVSVVGGSAAFAASNFVSNLQKLK